A window from Danio aesculapii chromosome 6, fDanAes4.1, whole genome shotgun sequence encodes these proteins:
- the slc19a2 gene encoding LOW QUALITY PROTEIN: thiamine transporter 1 (The sequence of the model RefSeq protein was modified relative to this genomic sequence to represent the inferred CDS: inserted 1 base in 1 codon), with product MSEPWLYPTXLLCIYTDFFSSHRPLEAFLMPFFDGPDKNLTETEVVSEVYPLWTYSYLALLFPVFLATDYLRYKPVIILQAASYIVTYALLVKAQGLQAMQVVEVFFGLATATEIAYYSYIYSVVEPSHYQMVTGFCRSVTLLGSAMGSLLGQILFSVADIALFYLCVITLVSFCIAFVAPWFLPMPSKSLFFHQRESSSQDEAVLETVNRSPLIEKPEDPYSNKQFNAHEKTTLKNNTSSNGLLEVLKMLWADFLQCYSSSTLLAWSVWWALSTCGYLQVINYAQALWEDILTSKNFDVYNGYVETISTLLGAFAAFVVGYVKVSWAVWGELALCIFTVVIAVCVYLMYAVRNIWVCYTSYIIFRAVYMLLITIATYQIAANLSMKRYALVFGVNTFIALSLQMLLTVIVVDSAGLGLDISIQFLIYASYFAAVAVIFFFAGLYKLFRSRTSGGQNESSSAEA from the exons GTTGTGAGCGAGGTCTACCCATTATGGACATATTCCTACCTTGCCCTGCTCTTTCCTGTTTTCTTGGCCACAGATTATCTTCGCTACAAACCTGTAATCATTCTCCAGGCGGCCAGCTACATAGTGACATATGCATTGCTTGTGAAGGCCCAGGGTCTGCAGGCCATGCAGGTAGTGGAGGTCTTCTTTGGTCTGGCAACTGCCACTGAAATTGCTTACTATTCCTACATATACAGTGTCGTGGAGCCGTCTCATTATCAGATGGTGACTGGATTTTGTCGCAGCGTGACTCTTTTGGGCTCAGCCATGGGCTCTCTTCTGGGACAGATTCTGTTCTCTGTAGCAGATATTGCTCTGTTTTACCTGTGTGTCATCACACTTGTGTCTTTCTGCATCGCGTTTGTTGCCCCTTGGTTCTTACCGATGCCCAGTAAGAGCCTTTTTTTTCACCAAAGAGAGAGCAGCTCTCAGGATGAAGCAGTTCTGGAAACCGTAAACAGGAGTCCACTGATTGAGAAGCCAGAGGATCCTTATTCCAACAAGCAGTTTAATGCACATGAGAAAACG ACTCTGAAGAATAATACCAGCAGTAATGGATTACTGGAAGTGTTAAAAATGCTGTGGGCAGACTTCCTGCAGTGCTACTCCTCCTCCACCCTACTGGCCTGGTCTGTGTGGTGGGCTTTGTCCACTTGTGGTTACCTCCAAGTGATTAACTATGCTCAAGCACTTTGGGAGGATATATTGACTTCCAAAAATTTCGACGTCTACAATGGATACGTGGAGACCATTTCTACGTTGCTTG GTGCTTTTGCGGCGTTTGTTGTCGGCTATGTGAAAGTGTCCTGGGCAGTGTGGGGAGAACTCGCTCTCTGCATTTTCACTGTGGTAATTGCAGTGTGTGTGTACCTCATGTATGCTGTCAGAAATATCTGGGTTTGCTACACCTCCTATATAATCTTCAGGGCTGTCTACATGCTTCTCATCACCATAGCAAC GTATCAGATTGCTGCTAACCTAAGCATGAAACGATATGCTTTGGTTTTCGGGGTAAACACTTTCATTGCGCTCTCGCTGCAGATGCTTCTCACAGTGATTGTAGTAGATTCTGCAGGTCTAGGCCTGGACATTTCCATACAG TTTTTGATCTATGCCAGTTACTTTGCGGCAGTAGCAGTGATATTCTTTTTTGCTGGGCTGTATAAACTGTTCAGAAGCAGGACGTCTGGAGGACAGAATGAATCGTCTTCAGCAGAGGCTTGA